The genomic DNA GCTGTCATCACCCGCGAAGGCGGGTGATCCAGTACTCCGAGACAGTGAGGTTAGAACCGAGGCGCCGCGGCGTACTGGATTCCCCGCCTGCGCGGGGAATGACACTGTGGTTGTGGTGACGATCGAAGCCCCTTACGCCCCCTCGAACTGCAGCCGCGCCAGCCGCGCGTAAAGTCCGTTCGCGGCGACGAGCTCGGCATGGGTGCCCTGCTCGACGATCCGGCCCTGGTCCATCACCAGGATGCGGTCGCAGGACAGCACGGTGGCGAGGCGGTGCGCGATGACCAGCGTGGTGCGGTGGCGCATCAGCTCCTCCAGCGCGGTCTGCACCAGGGTCTCGCTCTCGGCATCGAGCGCGGACGTCGCTTCATCGAGCAGCAGCAGCGGCGCATCGCGCAGGATGGCGCGCGCGATCGCGATGCGCTGGCGCTGGCCGCCTGACAGCGTCACGCCGCGCTCGCCGAGCGGAGTCTCGAAACCTTCCGGCAGGCGGCGGATGAACTCGGCGGCATGGGCGAGCTCGGCGGCGCGCTCGACTTCGGCATCGGTCGCATCGGGCCGGCCGAAGCGGATGTTCTCGCGGGCGCTCGCGGCGAACACGTTGGATTCCTGCGGCACCAGCGCGATGCGCGAGCGGAAATCGCTGGGATCGGCGGACTTGACCGGCACGCCGTCGAGCGAGATCGCGCCGCTGCGCGGATCGTAGAAGCGCAGCAGGAGGTGGAAGATCGTGCTCTTGCCGGCACCGGACGGACCTACGATCGCGACCTTCTCGCCGGGCCGCACGGTGAACGACACGGCATCGAGCACATTGACGTCGCGCCGCACCGGATAGGCGAAGCTGACCTGATCGAAGCCGACCTCGCCGCGTGCCGGCACAGGCAGCGCGCGCGGAGCCGCAGGGGCCTTGATCTCGGGCTTCACATGCAGGATCTCGAACAGGCGCTCGGCCGCGCCGGAGGCCGACGAGACCTCGCCCCAGACCTCGCTGAGCTGGCCGAGGCCCGCTGCCGCGAACACCGCATACAGCACGAACTGACCGAGCCGGCCCGGCGAAATCGCGCCCGTGAGGACGTCATGCGAGCCGATCCAGAGGATCGCGACCACGCTTGCGAACACGATGAAGATGATGATGGCCGTGAGCACGGCGCGCGCCTGGGTCGAGGTGCGCGCGGCCTCATAGGCCTGCTCGACCTCGCCGCCGAAACGCTTCTCGGCGAACCCTTCGCTGGTATAGGCCTGCACGGTGCGGATCGCGCCGACCAGTTCGCCCGCATAGGCGGAGGCCTCGGCGAGCGTGTCCTGCGCGTTGCGCGACAGCCGGCGCACCCAGCGCCCGAAGGCGACCAGCGGCAGCACGATCAAGGGAATGGCCAGCAGCACGAAACCCGACAGCTTCGGGCTCGTGATCACCATCATCGCGGTGGCGCCGAGGAACATCATCAGATTTCGCAGCGCGATCGAGACGGAGGCGCCGACGGCCGATTTGAGCTGGGTGGTGTCGGCGGTGAGCCGCGAGATCAATTCGCCGCTGCGCGCGGAATCGAAGAAGGCGGGAGACAGCGAGAGCAGATGCGCGAAGACGTCGCGCCTGAGGTCGGCGACGATGCGCTCGCCGATCGTCATCACCAGATAGTAGCGCGCGGCGCTGGCGAGTGCGAGCACGCCGACCACCGCGAGCATCACCGAGAAGTAGCTGTTGATCAGCTCGATGCCTTCAGGGGTCAGGCCGAAATCGATCATCCGGCGCACCGCGATCGGTACCAGCAGCGTGGTCAGGGCCGCGACCGTGAGCGCGACGAAGGCCAGCGCCGCCCGGCCGCGATAGCGGCTGACATAGGGCGCCAGCGCGAGCAGCGGCCGCAGCTTGGCACGGCCCTTGGCCGGCTCTTCGATCAGCTCGGCTTCGATCGAGGTTGTGTCCGCGGCGTTCATTCCGGGCTGATCGACATATTGGCCATCAAGCCGTTCCACTGCGCTCATGAGATCCGACCCATTGCATTCGTTTGCTCCCAATAGGCCGGTGCAACAGTAGTGGCAAATCCGGGATGTCCCTTAGGGGCAAACCCGGTTCACCGCGCAAGCCCGGCTTGTTTTACGGGGTTTCGTGGGGTATAGAGCCGGCCAAATCCGTCATTCGCGAGCCACCAGAACAGGCGCCGGGCGCCGAGGAATTTGCCATGAAAGCCGAAATTCATCCGAATTATCATACGATTAAGGTCGTGATGACCGACGGTACCGAGTACCTGACCCGCTCGACCTGGGGCAAGGAAGGCGACACGCTGAACCTCGACATCGACCCGAAGTCGCACCCGGCCTGGACCGGCGGCAACGCCCAGATGCTGGACCGCGGCGGCCGCGTCTCGCGCTTCCAGAAGAAGTTTTCGGGCTTCCTCAAAAAGGATTGATCCGGCCCGCAAGGCCGGAGACGGAAAACGCCCCCGGAGAGCCGGGGGCGTTTTTGTGTTTTTGGGACTGTCGTTCCGGGGCGATGCGTAGCATCGAACCCGTAACCTCGATTCCGGGTTCGGCTCTACGAGCCGCCCCGGAATGACAACGCGGCGTTACCTTTCGAACGCGGCCTTCAGCGCGTTGAGGTGCGGCACCAGCGGATTGCCGATCGCAATGTGCTCGGCCGGCGGGGTGTGGATGGTGGTGTCGAGGCGGCGCACGCGGGTCTGCAGGCTCATCGAGCGATGGATCAGGTCCTGGAGCTGCGAGGGCAGCTTCTCGATGGTGTCGGTGGGGCCGGGATCGGCGGCGCTGAGCTTGACCTTGGTCTTCTCGCGATTGGCCTGGCTCAGCGTCATCTCGCCTTCCTTCACCGCGCGGTGCAGCAGCAGCCAGGAGGCGAGCTGCATCAGGCGGGTGGTGAGGCGCATGCTCTCGGTTGCGTAGGTCAGGCTGACGGCACGGTCGAGCGCCTTGGCCTCGGTGCGGCCGGCACCGTCGAGATAGGCGGCGGTCTCTTCGACGAGATCCATGCCCTCGCGGAACAGGACGCCGAACGCCGCAGAATTGGTGAACCGCTCGCTGAGTTGAACGAGAGCGCCGTCGGCCTGCAAACGTTCCATGGTTAACGCCTCTTACGCAACTGTTTGACTGTCCGGCTTTGGCGCCGGCTTATGA from Bradyrhizobium sp. CCBAU 53351 includes the following:
- a CDS encoding ABC transporter ATP-binding protein/permease, with product MSAVERLDGQYVDQPGMNAADTTSIEAELIEEPAKGRAKLRPLLALAPYVSRYRGRAALAFVALTVAALTTLLVPIAVRRMIDFGLTPEGIELINSYFSVMLAVVGVLALASAARYYLVMTIGERIVADLRRDVFAHLLSLSPAFFDSARSGELISRLTADTTQLKSAVGASVSIALRNLMMFLGATAMMVITSPKLSGFVLLAIPLIVLPLVAFGRWVRRLSRNAQDTLAEASAYAGELVGAIRTVQAYTSEGFAEKRFGGEVEQAYEAARTSTQARAVLTAIIIFIVFASVVAILWIGSHDVLTGAISPGRLGQFVLYAVFAAAGLGQLSEVWGEVSSASGAAERLFEILHVKPEIKAPAAPRALPVPARGEVGFDQVSFAYPVRRDVNVLDAVSFTVRPGEKVAIVGPSGAGKSTIFHLLLRFYDPRSGAISLDGVPVKSADPSDFRSRIALVPQESNVFAASARENIRFGRPDATDAEVERAAELAHAAEFIRRLPEGFETPLGERGVTLSGGQRQRIAIARAILRDAPLLLLDEATSALDAESETLVQTALEELMRHRTTLVIAHRLATVLSCDRILVMDQGRIVEQGTHAELVAANGLYARLARLQFEGA
- the rpmE gene encoding 50S ribosomal protein L31 produces the protein MKAEIHPNYHTIKVVMTDGTEYLTRSTWGKEGDTLNLDIDPKSHPAWTGGNAQMLDRGGRVSRFQKKFSGFLKKD
- a CDS encoding DUF1465 family protein gives rise to the protein MERLQADGALVQLSERFTNSAAFGVLFREGMDLVEETAAYLDGAGRTEAKALDRAVSLTYATESMRLTTRLMQLASWLLLHRAVKEGEMTLSQANREKTKVKLSAADPGPTDTIEKLPSQLQDLIHRSMSLQTRVRRLDTTIHTPPAEHIAIGNPLVPHLNALKAAFER